In a genomic window of Candidatus Hydrogenedentota bacterium:
- a CDS encoding ATP-binding cassette domain-containing protein: protein MIDFACGKGDLLLHLAKRLPSLEVGVGIDIAPSAIEACEKRTRQLEGTHKIGTKLNWIAAGLEGLSGLLSSSKVPSFDLLLCRDAYYLLSADEQCTFWKTAFSLLGDGGAVFIADLSVRRGMEGTAEALLVRRQHGGQPIIWNHESGKHRSFSHISLARKVGFELNGDVKIDEFAVGDSYREAASQFRGDEKTVEVYSKLATFAAYDEVAQCSSVPYIQSIFVKTAPNAVLEDREHIGIELEREINGALRPGSVLLPWKSWSLIIGRSGAGKTTLLNLLAGTAKCRGVCRVNLSDKKIYLLPQDVELLSQLTVGQNIELFSNAMSDLARVCTILGLDAKLLRRKADSRLSGGERQRVAIAQALVAGPDILLLDEPSRGIDRVRREQLLYYLGEYRKSGNNPSTVIWVDHDFWSMRESFDTIYEIMGGRVVCLDAKAT, encoded by the coding sequence GTGATCGATTTTGCCTGCGGCAAAGGAGACCTCTTATTGCACCTAGCAAAGCGCTTACCGAGCCTGGAAGTCGGAGTCGGAATCGACATCGCGCCTAGCGCCATCGAAGCGTGCGAAAAACGTACAAGACAGTTAGAGGGTACGCATAAAATCGGTACAAAACTGAATTGGATTGCTGCAGGTCTCGAAGGTCTTTCGGGTCTGTTGAGCAGCTCTAAAGTGCCTAGCTTTGACCTGCTGCTTTGCCGCGATGCCTACTATCTGCTGAGTGCCGACGAGCAGTGCACTTTCTGGAAGACTGCGTTTTCGCTGTTAGGTGATGGCGGTGCTGTGTTTATAGCAGATCTATCCGTAAGACGTGGGATGGAAGGAACAGCGGAGGCACTGTTAGTAAGGCGGCAACACGGTGGGCAGCCGATAATATGGAACCATGAATCCGGCAAACATCGGTCTTTTTCACACATTTCACTTGCGCGTAAAGTGGGATTCGAATTGAATGGGGATGTTAAGATTGACGAATTCGCTGTGGGTGACAGTTATAGAGAAGCTGCATCTCAGTTTCGCGGCGACGAGAAAACAGTTGAGGTGTACTCAAAGTTGGCGACATTTGCAGCCTATGATGAGGTTGCACAATGCTCAAGTGTGCCGTACATTCAATCCATTTTCGTTAAAACAGCCCCGAACGCTGTTCTAGAGGATCGTGAGCATATTGGGATTGAATTAGAGCGAGAGATTAACGGTGCATTGCGGCCTGGAAGCGTGCTGCTTCCCTGGAAGTCTTGGTCGTTGATAATTGGAAGGTCCGGTGCCGGCAAAACCACTTTACTGAACTTGCTGGCCGGAACAGCGAAGTGTCGGGGCGTTTGTAGGGTGAACCTGTCCGATAAGAAGATTTATCTCTTGCCACAGGATGTGGAACTTTTGTCGCAACTTACCGTCGGTCAAAATATCGAACTCTTCTCTAATGCGATGAGTGATCTTGCCCGAGTATGTACGATTCTTGGTTTGGATGCCAAGTTACTTAGAAGGAAGGCCGATTCGCGCCTGAGTGGTGGAGAGCGCCAGCGTGTGGCCATTGCGCAGGCGCTTGTTGCAGGACCGGATATTCTTTTGCTTGACGAGCCCTCACGTGGAATTGATCGCGTCAGAAGGGAGCAGCTTCTTTACTATCTTGGCGAGTACCGCAAGAGTGGAAACAATCCATCTACGGTTATCTGGGTCGACCATGACTTCTGGTCGATGCGGGAGTCGTTCGACACCATTTATGAGATTATGGGGGGACGGGTTGTGTGTTTGGATGCGAAGGCTACCTGA
- a CDS encoding pyridoxal phosphate-dependent aminotransferase family protein — protein sequence MGFQVLSDIRSHNSTIRGLRKSTPVAVSDITNRDATHRIVNDEESKVAVFYPALEGISGEVVCPSLSSIPRKRLLLIQDECHTFGACGVHGYELPIDVRPDIRILGLSKAYGTVGAAVVGSSEIINAIIAHASPWIFSTPLPPIVWQVNNALWPIVTAMQAERERIQALGDRFRSRFRASEIVVLGERHVSGVRIGKRARPAQFEDLLQRSGIFLRVSSFPTMPLGLDTARVVFNPFHTEDNVDFVADTIISTLHS from the coding sequence ATGGGTTTCCAAGTACTCTCGGACATTCGCTCCCACAATTCCACAATTCGAGGACTTCGAAAGTCGACTCCTGTTGCTGTCAGCGATATTACGAATCGTGACGCGACGCACAGGATAGTAAATGATGAAGAATCAAAAGTGGCTGTATTCTACCCTGCACTTGAAGGAATATCGGGAGAAGTGGTGTGCCCTAGTCTCTCATCTATTCCCAGAAAGAGGCTGTTATTAATTCAAGATGAGTGCCACACATTTGGCGCTTGTGGAGTTCACGGCTATGAACTGCCGATTGATGTTCGGCCGGACATTCGGATTCTTGGGTTGAGTAAGGCTTATGGAACTGTGGGGGCCGCTGTCGTAGGCAGTTCCGAGATCATCAATGCAATTATTGCTCACGCATCACCGTGGATCTTTTCGACTCCCCTCCCCCCAATCGTATGGCAAGTCAACAATGCCTTGTGGCCCATTGTAACCGCTATGCAGGCCGAGCGTGAAAGAATTCAAGCTTTGGGAGATCGTTTTAGGAGTAGATTTCGAGCGTCAGAGATAGTTGTCTTGGGGGAGCGACATGTTTCTGGGGTGCGCATAGGAAAGCGCGCTCGCCCAGCACAGTTCGAAGATCTACTTCAGCGAAGCGGTATTTTTCTTCGAGTTTCCAGCTTTCCTACAATGCCTCTGGGGTTGGACACCGCCCGGGTCGTCTTCAATCCGTTTCATACAGAAGATAATGTGGACTTCGTCGCCGACACAATCATTTCGACACTGCATTCGTAG
- a CDS encoding ATP-binding protein: MRRAGKTTFLRQLQAEQRKSAPPERAIYLSFDDDRLAGIELNQLDFLLEEYYRRYPALRGDKTIHWYLDEIQLVPGWERFVRRVMDTEKSEIVVSGSSARMLSREVHTSLRGRGMATVIRPFSYREFLRHRGEEPVKEPQRWTAPERSLLEKRFREFLVEGGFPETQELLPVSRIELLQGYVDTVLFRDVIERYEVSQAAALRWLMRFCLRNPAGSFSAHRLHQDLKSQGHGVSKDVVHALLGYLMDAFLFTAVSLATESERKRNSNPRKLYPADPGFIRAFDSSGRANIGHALETAVLNELERRSAEFAYVKTEEGFEVDFLARYPTGGQELIQVCTDLSAPETRARELRSLQAAAKVHRHATARLLVLDRDALVHLRDTNVNAQPAYEWLLSAPERA, translated from the coding sequence ATGCGTAGAGCGGGCAAGACGACGTTTCTACGGCAGTTGCAGGCCGAACAGCGTAAATCTGCGCCGCCAGAACGAGCGATATACTTGAGCTTCGATGACGACCGTCTCGCAGGAATCGAACTCAACCAATTGGATTTCCTCCTCGAGGAATACTATCGGCGCTATCCGGCTCTGCGCGGCGACAAGACCATTCACTGGTACCTCGATGAAATCCAGCTCGTGCCCGGATGGGAGCGGTTTGTCCGCCGCGTCATGGATACCGAGAAGTCCGAGATCGTGGTTTCGGGATCGTCCGCGCGCATGCTTTCGCGGGAAGTCCACACTTCGTTACGTGGGCGCGGCATGGCGACCGTCATCCGCCCGTTTAGCTATCGGGAGTTCCTACGCCATCGGGGAGAGGAACCTGTCAAGGAGCCGCAGCGTTGGACCGCGCCGGAGCGTTCCCTCTTGGAGAAACGGTTCCGCGAGTTTCTCGTCGAAGGCGGCTTTCCAGAAACACAAGAGCTGCTGCCAGTCTCGCGCATCGAATTGTTGCAGGGATATGTGGACACCGTCCTGTTCCGCGATGTCATTGAACGTTACGAAGTTTCGCAGGCGGCAGCACTACGCTGGCTCATGCGATTCTGCCTTCGAAATCCCGCTGGGAGTTTCAGCGCGCATCGATTGCACCAAGATCTGAAGTCGCAGGGGCACGGAGTCTCCAAAGACGTCGTTCATGCACTGCTCGGCTATTTGATGGACGCGTTCCTGTTTACCGCCGTTTCCCTAGCCACCGAATCCGAGCGAAAACGCAACTCGAACCCTCGTAAGCTTTACCCGGCGGATCCGGGGTTCATTCGTGCTTTCGATTCGAGCGGTCGTGCCAACATAGGCCACGCGCTTGAAACCGCCGTGTTAAACGAGTTGGAGCGCCGCAGCGCTGAGTTTGCCTACGTGAAGACCGAGGAAGGCTTTGAGGTCGATTTTCTTGCGCGCTACCCCACGGGTGGACAGGAATTGATACAGGTCTGTACCGATTTGTCGGCGCCGGAGACTCGTGCTCGCGAGTTGCGTTCGCTTCAAGCGGCGGCGAAAGTGCATCGGCATGCCACCGCACGGCTCCTCGTCCTAGATCGAGACGCGCTCGTGCATCTCCGCGACACAAATGTGAACGCGCAACCTGCGTACGAGTGGTTGCTGTCCGCGCCGGAACGTGCTTGA
- a CDS encoding DEAD/DEAH box helicase family protein — protein MQTVRNRWAHAQAASPLREDVYRDLDTLHRFLQLLCPNSQLVDSVARELATFLENPNRNVADSNAAGATPPTIPSSKFQVGDVVRLQANPSISGAVVAVHVSDRETRYQVFHDGKRASYYESQLVPMEASEDGVCAVSLAEFHARLTALQLLHPGMSNLYSLHAARIELIPYQFRPVLKFIRSDRPRLLIADSVGVGKTIEAGLILRELQARRDIRRVLIVCPRPLVTEEKWRREMKRFDERFEHLDGPKLRHCISEMDLDGEWPQRYEKAIIPFSLLTDEILHGNGRRQKGLLQLDPPPQFDLVIVDEAHHIRNTNTQRHQAIRFFCENAEAVVFLTATPIQMSDRDLFVLLNTLRPDIIIDEASYGAITEPNVFINSAALSARRGDPDWADEARKALMEAAGTLWGQSVLRNDPRFQEVFDFLAGAGDDRADRIQAIRGIEQLHTLSGLMNRTLRRDIGEFTQRKPQTVTVEFTPEQKGLHDAVIAAQAAVYAALHGNQSVRFLLTTIRRQTASCIHALAPFLKEILSRRYDELDFLGVEEGEDEGFELDIDHAAPTVRQLIEDALRRAEALPCDPSTDPKLLALEHILKEKQSLPNNKVMLFSSFRHTLAYLHKALLNSGFRVGLIHGGVGDDDRIALRARFEKHRDDGEALDVLLFSEVGCEGLDYQFCDCMVNYDLPWNPMRIDQRIGRIDRWGQTSEAVAIYNLITPDTIDAEIYERCLLRIGVFERALGANEAILGEVTREITGVAENLSLSPAERQAKLEQLADNSIRLFKEQQDLESRQTELFGLRMPGDQFKQDVKDASSYWLSGPSLERLVVEYLRARAGKEESPLTGDGAKKRLLLARDARESLLKDFVSIENRTSPIAREWENWLKGNDPNLAVTFDSACAVEDRTICLITPIHPLAVQAARAIGGASEGTPIVGIRVKTDAVAPGDYPFAIYQWQYHGIRNDVEFRPVTTEPALTSAFLRLMADAEGFAVAPDAITEEVRKTLENHHYAAWSDARAGHIENTQRIAEFRRSSLETSHSARMALLDAQLADADNDKIRTMKARQKENAQADFDRHVREIEEASQKVDITTQSVGWGILRVME, from the coding sequence ATGCAAACGGTCAGGAACCGGTGGGCCCACGCCCAGGCGGCCAGCCCGCTGCGAGAAGATGTTTACCGCGATCTGGATACGTTGCATCGTTTTCTCCAATTACTGTGCCCGAATTCCCAACTCGTAGATTCCGTAGCTCGGGAGCTAGCGACGTTTTTGGAAAATCCGAATCGAAATGTAGCAGATTCCAATGCGGCAGGAGCTACGCCACCGACTATACCCAGTTCAAAGTTTCAAGTTGGCGACGTAGTACGGCTCCAAGCGAATCCCTCAATTTCTGGTGCTGTGGTGGCGGTCCATGTCAGTGATCGCGAAACCCGATATCAAGTTTTCCATGACGGGAAAAGAGCGTCATATTACGAAAGCCAACTCGTTCCAATGGAGGCATCCGAGGACGGCGTCTGTGCGGTATCCCTAGCTGAGTTCCATGCCCGCCTCACCGCCCTGCAACTCTTGCACCCCGGCATGTCAAACCTGTATTCGCTCCATGCCGCTCGTATCGAGCTGATTCCTTACCAGTTTCGCCCCGTGCTGAAGTTCATCCGCTCCGACCGGCCACGTTTGCTTATTGCGGATAGCGTCGGCGTCGGGAAAACGATCGAGGCCGGGTTGATTCTTCGCGAACTCCAGGCGCGCCGCGATATCAGGCGTGTGCTAATTGTGTGTCCCCGACCTCTCGTTACTGAGGAGAAATGGCGTAGGGAAATGAAACGCTTCGATGAGCGCTTCGAACATCTAGACGGCCCCAAACTTCGGCATTGTATTTCCGAAATGGACCTCGACGGCGAATGGCCCCAGCGATATGAAAAGGCCATCATCCCATTCTCGCTCCTTACCGATGAAATTCTGCACGGGAACGGTAGACGTCAGAAGGGTCTGCTCCAACTTGATCCGCCACCTCAATTCGACCTTGTGATTGTCGACGAGGCCCATCACATCCGGAATACAAACACCCAGCGCCATCAAGCCATTCGATTCTTCTGCGAGAACGCTGAGGCTGTTGTCTTTCTCACAGCCACGCCGATTCAAATGAGTGATCGCGACCTGTTTGTGCTGCTCAACACGCTGCGACCGGACATTATAATCGACGAGGCCAGTTACGGAGCCATTACTGAACCGAACGTCTTCATAAACAGCGCAGCCCTCTCCGCACGCAGGGGCGATCCCGACTGGGCAGACGAAGCGCGTAAGGCCCTGATGGAGGCTGCCGGAACGCTCTGGGGGCAATCGGTGCTCCGGAATGATCCCCGTTTCCAGGAAGTCTTCGATTTTCTCGCTGGCGCCGGGGATGATAGAGCCGACCGCATCCAGGCCATCCGCGGCATCGAGCAGTTGCATACCTTGTCCGGCCTAATGAACCGCACCCTGCGCCGAGATATCGGCGAATTCACGCAACGCAAGCCCCAAACAGTGACGGTTGAGTTCACCCCCGAGCAGAAGGGCCTGCACGATGCTGTAATTGCCGCCCAGGCCGCCGTTTATGCGGCTCTGCATGGCAATCAGTCGGTCCGATTTCTACTCACGACCATCCGTCGCCAGACAGCGAGTTGCATTCACGCCCTAGCGCCGTTCCTCAAGGAGATTCTCTCACGCCGATATGACGAACTCGATTTTCTGGGCGTCGAGGAGGGTGAGGACGAGGGGTTTGAACTCGACATTGATCACGCAGCACCCACGGTTCGTCAACTCATTGAAGACGCTCTGCGGCGGGCCGAAGCTCTGCCATGCGATCCAAGCACCGATCCCAAGCTTCTCGCATTGGAACACATCCTGAAAGAGAAGCAGTCGCTGCCAAACAACAAAGTCATGCTGTTCAGCAGCTTCCGCCATACGCTTGCCTATCTCCACAAGGCGCTACTGAACAGCGGTTTCCGGGTCGGTCTGATTCACGGCGGGGTAGGCGACGACGACCGTATTGCTCTTCGGGCGCGCTTCGAGAAGCATCGCGACGACGGCGAAGCCCTCGATGTGCTCCTCTTTTCCGAAGTCGGTTGCGAGGGTCTGGATTATCAGTTCTGCGACTGCATGGTGAACTATGATCTTCCCTGGAACCCTATGCGCATCGATCAGCGCATCGGCCGAATTGACCGCTGGGGGCAGACCAGCGAGGCTGTGGCGATCTACAACCTGATTACCCCGGACACTATCGACGCCGAAATCTACGAACGCTGCCTCCTGCGTATCGGCGTCTTCGAACGTGCCCTCGGCGCCAACGAGGCGATCCTTGGCGAAGTGACCCGCGAAATCACCGGTGTTGCCGAGAACCTCTCTCTCTCGCCAGCTGAACGCCAGGCAAAACTGGAACAACTCGCCGACAACAGCATCCGGCTCTTCAAGGAGCAGCAGGACTTGGAGTCTCGCCAGACCGAACTGTTCGGGCTGCGTATGCCCGGCGACCAATTCAAGCAGGATGTTAAAGATGCCTCGAGCTACTGGCTGTCCGGCCCCTCGCTTGAGCGCTTGGTCGTGGAATACCTACGCGCTCGCGCCGGGAAAGAGGAATCCCCCCTGACCGGCGACGGAGCAAAGAAGCGCCTGCTCCTCGCCCGTGATGCCCGCGAATCGCTGCTGAAAGACTTCGTTTCCATTGAGAACAGAACCTCACCCATCGCCCGTGAATGGGAAAACTGGCTTAAGGGTAACGACCCAAATCTGGCCGTCACCTTCGATTCCGCCTGCGCCGTCGAAGATCGAACAATCTGCCTGATAACGCCCATTCACCCGCTGGCGGTGCAAGCTGCCCGAGCCATTGGTGGCGCGAGCGAAGGCACGCCTATTGTCGGTATACGGGTCAAAACTGATGCGGTCGCCCCCGGCGACTACCCCTTCGCCATCTATCAGTGGCAGTACCACGGCATCCGTAACGACGTTGAATTCCGCCCCGTCACGACCGAACCCGCCCTTACCAGTGCTTTCCTAAGGCTGATGGCCGACGCGGAAGGTTTTGCGGTCGCGCCGGACGCCATCACCGAAGAAGTGAGAAAGACGCTAGAGAATCATCACTATGCAGCTTGGTCCGATGCCCGAGCAGGACATATCGAGAATACACAGCGCATCGCTGAATTCCGCCGTTCGAGTCTCGAAACCAGCCACTCGGCCCGCATGGCGCTCCTTGACGCCCAACTTGCCGATGCTGACAACGACAAAATTCGCACCATGAAGGCTCGGCAAAAAGAAAACGCTCAGGCTGACTTCGATCGGCACGTCCGCGAGATTGAGGAGGCCAGCCAGAAAGTGGACATCACGACTCAGTCGGTGGGCTGGGGGATACTGCGGGTCATGGAGTAG